A genome region from Pseudomonas sp. N3-W includes the following:
- a CDS encoding DUF2845 domain-containing protein, translating into MGRHWLLGMALTLATGPVWAGGDTLRCASNLISVGDRSGEVLQKCGQPLARDSLGYRRSADRRDEFQVEEWTYGPNSGMYYYLRFEGNRLVQITSKRGN; encoded by the coding sequence ATGGGCCGGCACTGGCTGCTCGGCATGGCGCTGACATTGGCGACCGGTCCTGTATGGGCTGGCGGCGATACCCTGCGTTGTGCCAGCAATCTGATCAGCGTGGGAGACCGGTCCGGCGAGGTGCTGCAAAAATGCGGACAACCACTGGCCAGGGACTCCCTCGGCTACAGGCGCAGCGCTGATCGCCGGGATGAGTTTCAGGTCGAGGAATGGACGTACGGGCCGAACAGCGGGATGTATTACTACCTGCGGTTCGAGGGGAATCGGTTGGTACAGATCACCAGCAAACGCGGGAACTAG
- a CDS encoding class I SAM-dependent rRNA methyltransferase, translating to MSSLNQALRAALDHRQDLLGELHQQGTDCYRLFHGSQEGAGGLTIDRYGPQLLVQSFHQALERDALLQLHDIINQYLGLDLMLVYNDRSRGNSRIDREDTVYRADEAALQDLVGHEWGLNYRVRGRHTGQDPLLFLDLRNTRGWVKAHSKNKSVLNLFAYTCGVGLSAAAGGASEVCNLDFAEGNLAVGRENGQLNPQLPTMEFIQCDYFPAIRQLAGLPISQRRGQKLPSYQRLEQRQYDLVLLDPPAWAKSAFGTVDLLRDYQSLLKPALLTTADNGVLICCNNLAKVSMDDWREQVLRCAEKAGRPVREWTVMTPGRDFPSMDQQPPLKTLILQL from the coding sequence ATGTCTTCCTTGAATCAGGCGCTGCGCGCCGCCCTCGATCATCGCCAGGACCTGCTAGGCGAACTGCATCAGCAAGGCACCGATTGCTATCGCCTGTTCCATGGCAGCCAGGAAGGCGCCGGCGGCCTGACCATCGACCGCTATGGCCCACAACTGCTGGTACAGAGTTTCCACCAGGCGCTGGAACGCGACGCGCTGCTGCAACTGCACGACATCATCAATCAATACCTGGGCCTCGACCTGATGCTGGTCTACAACGACCGCTCCCGGGGCAACTCGCGCATCGACCGTGAAGACACCGTCTACCGCGCCGACGAAGCCGCGCTGCAAGATCTGGTCGGCCATGAATGGGGCCTGAACTACCGGGTACGCGGCCGTCACACCGGGCAAGACCCCCTGCTGTTCCTCGACCTGCGCAACACCCGTGGCTGGGTCAAGGCACACAGCAAAAACAAAAGCGTGCTGAACCTGTTCGCCTACACCTGCGGCGTCGGTCTGAGCGCGGCGGCCGGTGGCGCCAGCGAGGTGTGCAACCTGGATTTCGCCGAGGGCAACCTGGCGGTCGGTCGCGAGAACGGCCAACTCAATCCGCAACTGCCGACCATGGAATTCATCCAGTGCGACTACTTCCCGGCGATCCGTCAACTGGCCGGCTTGCCGATCAGCCAGCGGCGCGGGCAGAAGCTGCCAAGCTACCAGCGCCTGGAACAACGCCAGTACGATCTGGTACTGCTCGACCCACCGGCCTGGGCCAAGAGCGCGTTCGGCACCGTCGATCTGCTGCGCGACTATCAGAGCTTGTTGAAACCGGCGCTGCTGACCACCGCCGACAACGGTGTGTTGATCTGCTGCAATAACCTGGCGAAAGTCAGCATGGACGATTGGCGCGAGCAAGTGCTGCGCTGCGCCGAGAAGGCAGGCCGACCGGTGCGTGAATGGACCGTGATGACACCGGGCCGCGACTTCCCGTCGATGGATCAGCAACCACCGTTGAAGACCCTGATCCTGCAACTGTGA
- a CDS encoding BON domain-containing protein, protein MKKFAIAAATATALTLTMANAAFAQTTTTQAPMTLAAGEMTKAEGATSDTWITTKVKSDLVTEKGIPGTDIKVETNQGVVSLSSTVAITEAQKTTAVAITKKIKGVKAVSADGLKAE, encoded by the coding sequence ATGAAGAAGTTCGCTATCGCTGCCGCTACTGCTACCGCGCTGACCCTGACCATGGCCAACGCTGCATTTGCACAGACCACTACCACCCAGGCGCCGATGACTCTGGCAGCCGGTGAAATGACCAAGGCTGAAGGGGCTACCTCCGATACCTGGATCACCACTAAAGTCAAAAGTGACCTGGTAACCGAAAAAGGCATTCCAGGCACTGACATCAAAGTTGAAACCAACCAAGGTGTTGTGTCGCTGTCGTCGACTGTCGCTATTACCGAAGCTCAAAAAACCACCGCAGTGGCCATCACCAAGAAAATCAAAGGCGTCAAAGCGGTCTCCGCTGACGGCCTGAAAGCCGAGTAA
- the pilB gene encoding type IV-A pilus assembly ATPase PilB, with protein MNDIALSGLAKQLVLAELLTDKSAQQAYQQAQRNRISLVSYLVQNKLVRSRQVAEIASEHFGMALMDLNCLDKETQPKGLVSEKLVRQHHALPLWRRGNKLFVGISDPTNHQAINDIQFSTGLNTEAILVEDDKLSDAIEKFFDTHTTGLEDMADVDLDGMDVESIDDRQQDAIAGQDSDDAPVVRFVHKMLLDAIKSGSSDLHFEPYEKTFRVRVRTDGILREVAKPPIQLAGRIAARLKVMASLDISERRRPQDGRIKLRLSKNKSIDFRVNTLPTLWGEKVVIRILDPSSAQMGIDALGYEPEQKELFMAALRQPQGMILVTGPTGSGKTVSLYTGLNILNTVDINISTAEDPVEINMEGINQVNVNPKQGMDFAQALRSFLRQDPDVIMVGEIRDLETADIAIRAAQTGHMVLSTLHTNSAAETLTRLHNMGIAGFNIATSVSLIIAQRLARKLCSHCKTPIDIPREALLKEGFPEERIGSFTIYEPVGCDQCNNGYKGRTGIYEVVKNTSELQRLIMAEGNSLEINLQMRKDGFDDLRTCGLRKAMQGITSLEEINRVTKD; from the coding sequence ATGAATGACATCGCCCTCAGCGGCCTGGCCAAGCAATTGGTGCTGGCCGAGCTGCTCACTGACAAAAGCGCGCAACAGGCGTATCAGCAAGCCCAACGCAATCGCATTTCCCTGGTCAGTTATCTGGTGCAGAACAAGCTGGTGAGAAGCCGCCAGGTCGCCGAGATTGCCTCAGAGCATTTCGGCATGGCCCTCATGGATCTCAACTGCCTGGACAAGGAAACCCAGCCCAAAGGCCTGGTCAGCGAAAAACTGGTGCGTCAGCATCACGCATTGCCCCTCTGGCGGCGCGGCAACAAGCTGTTCGTGGGGATTTCCGACCCGACCAATCACCAGGCCATCAACGACATCCAGTTCAGCACGGGGCTCAATACCGAGGCCATCCTGGTCGAGGACGACAAACTCAGCGACGCCATCGAGAAGTTCTTCGATACCCACACCACCGGCCTGGAAGATATGGCCGACGTTGACCTCGATGGCATGGACGTCGAATCGATCGACGATCGGCAACAGGACGCCATCGCGGGCCAGGACTCCGATGACGCGCCGGTCGTGCGTTTTGTCCACAAGATGTTGCTCGATGCGATCAAAAGCGGGTCCTCCGACCTGCACTTCGAGCCCTACGAAAAAACCTTCCGGGTCCGGGTGCGCACCGACGGCATCCTGCGCGAAGTCGCCAAGCCGCCAATCCAACTGGCGGGGCGTATTGCTGCCCGACTCAAGGTCATGGCCAGTCTCGACATTTCCGAACGCCGGCGGCCTCAGGACGGGCGGATCAAGCTGCGCCTGTCCAAGAACAAATCCATCGATTTTCGGGTCAACACGCTGCCAACCCTATGGGGCGAAAAAGTGGTGATCCGGATCCTCGACCCCTCCAGCGCGCAAATGGGCATCGACGCCCTCGGCTACGAGCCCGAACAAAAAGAACTGTTCATGGCAGCACTCAGGCAGCCGCAAGGGATGATCCTGGTCACCGGTCCCACCGGCTCGGGCAAAACCGTCTCGCTGTACACCGGGCTGAATATTCTCAATACCGTGGACATCAACATCTCCACCGCCGAAGACCCGGTGGAAATCAACATGGAAGGCATTAATCAGGTCAACGTCAATCCCAAGCAGGGAATGGATTTTGCCCAGGCCCTGCGCTCGTTTCTGCGTCAGGACCCGGACGTGATCATGGTCGGTGAAATCCGCGACCTGGAAACCGCCGATATCGCCATCAGGGCTGCCCAGACCGGGCACATGGTGCTCTCGACCCTGCACACCAACAGCGCCGCGGAAACCCTGACCCGTCTGCACAACATGGGCATCGCGGGTTTCAACATCGCCACCTCGGTCAGCCTGATCATTGCCCAGCGCCTGGCGCGCAAACTGTGCAGCCATTGCAAGACGCCTATCGACATACCGCGAGAGGCGCTGCTCAAGGAAGGCTTTCCCGAGGAACGCATTGGCTCGTTCACGATCTATGAGCCGGTCGGTTGTGATCAATGCAATAACGGCTACAAGGGACGGACCGGGATTTATGAAGTAGTGAAAAACACCTCCGAGCTGCAACGGCTGATCATGGCCGAAGGCAACTCACTGGAAATCAACCTTCAAATGCGCAAGGACGGCTTTGACGACCTGCGCACCTGCGGCCTGCGCAAGGCCATGCAAGGCATCACCAGCCTGGAAGAAATCAACCGGGTCACCAAGGACTGA
- the acs gene encoding acetate--CoA ligase yields MFDISTFPKADAVRRAAHLSQDDYQRLYRQSIDDPDTFWAGQAKLFLDWSAPWQTVQHCDIRSGKAQWFCGGKLNVSYNCIDRHLEKRGDQIAIIWEGDDPVESAQITYKKLHHNVCRLANVLKSRGVKKGDRVCIYMPMIPEAAYAMLACARIGAVHSVVFGGFSPDSLRDRILDADCRTVITADEGVRGGKFVPLKQNVDLALQSCPAVSTVVVVERTQGDVNWVEGRDLWYHQALRDVGDDCPPEPMDAEDPLFILYTSGSTGKPKGVLHTTGGYLLQAAMTFKYVLDYRDGEVFWCTADVGWVTGHSYIVYGPLANGATTLIFEGVPSYPSSSRFWQVVDKHHVNIFYTAPTALRALMREGPGPLQDTSRESLRLLGSVGEPINPEAWDWYFNVVGEQRCPIVDTWWQTETGGIMLSPLVSAQRIKPGCATQPMFGVLPVLLDEQGKEIQGAGSGVLAIKSSWPAQIRSVYGDPQRMVDTYFKPYPGYYFTGDGARRDEDGDYWITGRIDDVINVSGHRIGTAEVESALVLHDSIAEAAVVGYPHDVKGQGIYAFVTPMNGTEPSDELKKELLACVSKEIGSFAKPDLIQWAPALPKTRSGKIMRRILRKIACNELDSLGDTSTLADPSVVQGLIDKRLNQ; encoded by the coding sequence ATGTTCGATATCAGCACGTTCCCCAAAGCCGATGCCGTCCGCCGGGCTGCACACCTGAGTCAGGACGACTACCAGCGCCTGTACCGCCAATCCATCGATGACCCCGACACCTTCTGGGCCGGACAGGCCAAGCTTTTTCTCGATTGGAGCGCGCCCTGGCAAACCGTCCAGCACTGTGACATCCGCAGCGGCAAAGCCCAGTGGTTCTGCGGCGGCAAGTTGAACGTCAGTTACAACTGCATCGACCGTCACCTGGAAAAACGCGGCGATCAAATCGCGATCATTTGGGAAGGCGACGACCCGGTCGAATCCGCGCAAATCACCTACAAAAAGCTCCACCACAACGTCTGCCGCCTGGCCAATGTGCTGAAAAGCCGTGGCGTGAAGAAAGGCGATCGCGTGTGCATCTACATGCCCATGATCCCCGAAGCCGCCTACGCCATGCTCGCCTGCGCGCGGATAGGCGCAGTGCATTCGGTGGTGTTCGGTGGCTTCTCCCCGGACTCGTTGCGCGACCGGATTCTCGACGCCGACTGCCGCACCGTGATCACCGCCGATGAAGGCGTGCGCGGCGGCAAGTTCGTACCGCTCAAGCAGAATGTCGACCTGGCCCTGCAAAGCTGCCCGGCAGTCAGCACAGTCGTGGTTGTGGAACGCACCCAGGGCGACGTGAACTGGGTCGAAGGCCGCGACCTCTGGTATCACCAGGCGCTGCGCGATGTCGGCGACGACTGCCCGCCCGAACCGATGGACGCCGAAGACCCGCTGTTTATCCTCTACACCTCCGGCAGCACCGGCAAACCCAAAGGCGTGCTGCACACCACCGGCGGCTACCTGCTGCAAGCGGCAATGACCTTCAAGTACGTCCTCGACTACCGCGACGGCGAAGTGTTCTGGTGCACCGCCGACGTCGGCTGGGTCACCGGCCATAGCTACATCGTCTACGGCCCGCTGGCCAATGGCGCGACCACGCTGATCTTCGAAGGCGTGCCCAGCTACCCCAGCAGCTCGCGCTTCTGGCAGGTCGTCGACAAACACCACGTCAACATCTTCTACACCGCCCCCACCGCCCTGCGCGCGCTGATGCGTGAAGGCCCCGGACCGTTGCAGGACACGTCCCGCGAGAGCCTGCGATTACTCGGCAGCGTCGGTGAGCCGATCAACCCGGAAGCGTGGGACTGGTACTTCAACGTGGTCGGCGAACAGCGTTGCCCGATTGTCGACACCTGGTGGCAGACCGAAACCGGCGGCATCATGCTCAGCCCGCTGGTCAGCGCACAACGGATCAAACCCGGTTGCGCCACGCAACCGATGTTCGGCGTGCTACCGGTATTGCTCGATGAACAGGGCAAGGAAATCCAGGGTGCCGGCAGTGGCGTGCTGGCGATCAAATCCAGCTGGCCGGCGCAGATCCGCAGCGTCTATGGCGACCCGCAACGTATGGTCGACACCTACTTCAAACCCTACCCCGGCTACTACTTCACCGGCGACGGCGCCCGGCGCGACGAGGACGGCGATTACTGGATCACCGGGCGCATCGACGACGTGATCAACGTTTCCGGGCATCGCATCGGAACCGCCGAAGTCGAAAGCGCACTGGTGCTGCACGACAGCATTGCCGAAGCCGCCGTGGTCGGTTACCCCCACGACGTCAAGGGCCAGGGCATCTATGCCTTTGTCACGCCCATGAACGGCACCGAGCCCAGCGATGAGCTGAAGAAAGAACTGCTGGCCTGCGTCAGCAAGGAAATCGGCAGCTTCGCCAAACCGGACCTGATTCAGTGGGCACCGGCCTTGCCGAAAACTCGCTCAGGCAAGATCATGCGGCGGATTCTGCGCAAGATCGCCTGCAACGAACTGGACAGCCTCGGCGACACCTCGACCCTGGCCGACCCGAGCGTGGTTCAGGGATTGATCGACAAACGCCTCAACCAATAA
- a CDS encoding pilin, whose protein sequence is MNNQKGFTLIELLIVVAIIGILATFALPAYTKYQARAKVTAGIAEVSALKVAYEDVMNAGSADPTLAVVGGGLTATQNCTLGVTGTVASGAGTITCTLLNAPAPVLGKVITLTRSATTGWTCATTALAMYSTPSCPGA, encoded by the coding sequence ATGAATAATCAAAAAGGTTTTACCCTGATCGAGCTGTTGATCGTGGTGGCGATCATCGGGATTCTGGCGACGTTTGCGTTGCCGGCCTATACCAAGTACCAGGCGCGGGCCAAGGTGACCGCCGGGATCGCGGAAGTTTCGGCGCTCAAAGTGGCTTATGAGGACGTGATGAATGCAGGTTCTGCGGACCCGACGCTGGCTGTTGTCGGCGGTGGGCTTACGGCTACACAGAACTGTACGCTGGGCGTGACGGGCACTGTAGCCAGCGGGGCTGGCACCATTACCTGCACGCTGCTCAATGCCCCAGCACCGGTATTGGGTAAGGTCATTACCCTGACGCGCAGTGCGACCACCGGCTGGACCTGTGCGACCACGGCGCTGGCGATGTACTCGACCCCGAGCTGCCCTGGCGCTTGA
- a CDS encoding DUF748 domain-containing protein gives MKPHMPKGLIRALGALLTALALYSLLGFLIFPGIALRVANQQLANYATTPAHIQRIELNPFSLEVTLWGLTIGEPGKEQIGFERLYANLQIDSLWTKALHLADIQLDKPKTEILFGKDGKLNLLGLFKLPASEPTPADPNAKPFPLRVDRIKLAGGYVHFQDARPSEPIEFLYDKLEFELKNLSTLPDDNADMTLVAAGPEGGQIDWTGNFSLIPIASEGKLKVTDGQMKVWWPYVRDALPLALENGVLNLSTDYKLNLSKETELLLSNVAVSVAPFAINAPDGRPLVKLERLDVSDTTVDLAKQQVVVGKIRSNKLETWAALEADGQLDWQKLFASQPSRPAAKANAEPANTPAAADSPKEPVAPSKPWQVLLKDVQLRDYQVHLADRKAQPAVALEVGPLNVDLQNFDSLNGSPFTLKLDTGLGKQGKITADGEVNLAPVSAKLKVQTKDIDLRVAQSYITPFIRLELRSGMLGSDLAVNLKSTDPLAFSVTGRAQVDQLHTLDTLKNRDFLKWQQLVLEGLNYQHGDSLSIDKVNLFQPYSRFMINDDRTTNIDDLLIPQPAGSGAKTAAAKPAASNSKPMGIHIGGIAINDGSANFADYSLTPNFATAIQQLNGSIGTIDSRQAKPASVDVKGKVDRYAPVTIKGAVNPFDPMASLDIATSFKRVELTTLTPYSGKFAGYRIRKGRLNLDLHYLITKGQLKAENKVVVEQLELGEKVDSPDATSLPLKLAIALLKDVDGKISIELPVTGDLNNPQFSVMPIVWQTLRNLIVKAAAAPFKLIGGLISGGGSQDLGNVSFAAGSSDLGKDAEGALDKLAQALKTRPALRLEIEGTAAQSSDGPLIAEQRLEREYQYNYYKMLQRRGDKVPAQASQLQVPDNEKGPLLEGIYRTRLKTQPPAEWKDLGKEERTAKMRAEVIKFWSSSDVLLRQLGQERASSIKDYLVDKGQLADDRVYFIDANLGQAESDGRVITPLHLDAE, from the coding sequence ATGAAGCCGCACATGCCCAAAGGATTGATTCGCGCTCTCGGCGCTTTATTGACTGCACTGGCTCTCTACAGCCTGCTGGGGTTTCTGATTTTTCCGGGCATCGCACTACGCGTTGCCAACCAGCAACTGGCCAATTACGCCACGACGCCCGCTCATATCCAGCGGATCGAACTCAACCCGTTCAGCCTTGAAGTCACCCTCTGGGGCCTGACCATCGGTGAGCCGGGCAAGGAACAGATCGGCTTCGAACGTCTGTACGCCAACCTGCAAATCGACAGCCTGTGGACCAAGGCGCTGCACCTGGCCGATATCCAGCTGGACAAACCCAAGACCGAAATCCTGTTCGGCAAGGACGGTAAACTCAACCTGCTCGGCCTGTTCAAACTGCCGGCCAGCGAACCAACTCCAGCCGATCCGAACGCCAAGCCGTTTCCACTGCGGGTGGACCGCATCAAACTGGCCGGTGGTTATGTGCATTTCCAGGACGCGCGTCCCAGTGAACCGATTGAGTTTCTCTACGACAAACTCGAATTCGAGCTGAAAAACCTCAGCACCCTGCCTGACGACAACGCCGACATGACCCTGGTCGCCGCCGGCCCGGAAGGCGGGCAAATCGACTGGACCGGCAATTTCAGCCTGATCCCTATCGCCTCCGAAGGTAAGTTGAAAGTCACTGACGGCCAGATGAAAGTCTGGTGGCCGTATGTGCGTGACGCCTTGCCGCTGGCGCTGGAAAATGGCGTGCTGAACCTGAGCACCGACTACAAGCTCAATCTGTCCAAGGAAACCGAACTGCTGCTGAGCAACGTCGCGGTCAGTGTTGCGCCGTTCGCCATCAATGCCCCGGACGGTCGGCCACTGGTGAAGCTTGAACGCCTGGACGTCAGCGATACCACCGTGGACCTGGCCAAGCAGCAAGTGGTGGTCGGCAAGATCCGCAGCAACAAGCTCGAAACCTGGGCCGCCCTCGAAGCCGACGGGCAACTCGACTGGCAAAAACTGTTCGCCAGCCAACCGTCCAGACCGGCGGCCAAAGCCAATGCCGAACCGGCCAATACCCCGGCTGCCGCTGACTCACCGAAAGAACCTGTAGCGCCGAGCAAGCCTTGGCAAGTGCTGCTCAAAGACGTGCAACTGCGCGACTACCAGGTGCATCTGGCCGATCGCAAGGCACAGCCTGCCGTGGCACTGGAAGTCGGCCCGTTGAATGTCGACCTGCAGAATTTCGACAGCCTCAATGGCTCCCCCTTTACTCTCAAACTCGATACCGGCCTGGGCAAGCAAGGCAAGATCACCGCCGATGGCGAGGTCAACCTGGCTCCCGTCAGCGCCAAACTGAAAGTGCAGACCAAAGACATTGACCTGCGCGTCGCCCAGTCCTACATCACCCCGTTCATTCGCCTGGAGTTGCGCAGCGGCATGCTCGGCAGTGATCTGGCGGTCAACCTGAAAAGCACCGACCCGCTGGCCTTCAGCGTCACCGGTCGCGCCCAGGTGGATCAACTGCATACCCTCGACACCCTTAAGAACCGCGACTTCCTCAAGTGGCAGCAACTGGTGCTCGAAGGCCTGAACTATCAGCACGGCGATAGCCTGTCGATCGACAAGGTCAACCTGTTCCAGCCCTATTCGCGCTTCATGATCAACGATGACCGCACCACCAACATCGATGACCTGCTGATCCCGCAACCGGCCGGCTCAGGCGCCAAAACCGCCGCGGCCAAACCGGCGGCCAGCAACAGCAAACCGATGGGCATTCACATTGGCGGCATTGCCATCAATGACGGCTCGGCCAACTTCGCCGACTACAGCCTGACGCCAAACTTCGCCACCGCCATCCAGCAGTTGAACGGTTCGATTGGTACCATCGACAGCCGCCAGGCCAAACCGGCCAGCGTCGACGTCAAAGGCAAGGTTGACCGCTACGCGCCGGTGACCATCAAGGGCGCGGTCAACCCGTTCGACCCGATGGCCAGCCTCGACATCGCCACCAGCTTCAAGCGGGTGGAACTGACCACCTTGACGCCCTACTCAGGCAAGTTCGCCGGCTACCGTATCCGCAAGGGCCGGCTGAATCTTGACCTGCATTACCTGATCACCAAAGGCCAGCTCAAGGCTGAAAACAAAGTAGTGGTCGAGCAACTGGAGTTGGGGGAAAAGGTCGATAGTCCGGACGCCACCAGCCTGCCATTGAAACTGGCCATTGCCTTGCTCAAGGACGTCGATGGCAAGATCTCCATCGAGCTGCCGGTCACTGGCGACCTGAACAATCCGCAGTTCAGCGTCATGCCGATTGTCTGGCAGACCTTGCGCAACCTGATCGTCAAAGCCGCTGCGGCGCCATTCAAACTGATTGGCGGGCTGATCAGCGGCGGTGGTTCGCAAGACCTGGGCAATGTGTCCTTTGCCGCGGGTTCCAGTGACCTGGGTAAAGACGCCGAAGGTGCGCTGGACAAACTGGCCCAGGCCCTCAAGACACGACCGGCCCTGCGCCTGGAAATCGAAGGCACCGCTGCACAAAGCAGCGATGGCCCCTTGATCGCCGAACAGCGTCTGGAGCGCGAATACCAGTACAACTACTACAAGATGCTCCAGCGTCGTGGCGACAAGGTGCCGGCGCAGGCATCGCAGTTGCAGGTGCCTGACAACGAGAAAGGCCCGCTGCTGGAAGGCATCTACCGCACACGCCTGAAGACCCAGCCACCGGCTGAATGGAAAGATCTGGGCAAGGAAGAACGCACCGCGAAAATGCGCGCTGAGGTGATCAAGTTCTGGAGTTCCAGCGACGTCTTGCTGCGTCAACTTGGGCAGGAGCGCGCCAGCAGCATCAAGGATTATCTGGTGGACAAGGGCCAACTGGCTGACGACCGCGTGTACTTCATCGACGCCAACCTTGGGCAGGCGGAAAGTGACGGTCGGGTCATAACGCCCCTGCACCTGGACGCCGAGTGA
- a CDS encoding type II secretion system F family protein: MAVKAAKISVYAWEGTDRKGTKLTGELSGQNPALIKAQLRKQGINPGKVRRKSISIFNLGKRIKPQDIALFTRQMATMMKAGVPLLQSFDIIGEGFDNPAMRKLVDEVKQEVAAGNSFAASLRKKPQYFDELYCNLVDAGEQAGALDTLLDRVATYKEKSESLKAKIKKAMTYPLAVVFVAAIVTGILLVKVVPQFQSVFAGFGAQLPAFTLMVIALSEFMQQWWWLVLGVLVAGVFGLRRASRKSQAFRDRMDIWLLKMPLVGALMYKSAVARYARTLSTTFAAGVPLVDALESVAGATGNIVFKRAVLRIRQDVSTGMQLNFSMRSAGIFPNMAIQMTAIGEESGALDDMLDKVASFYESEVDNMVDNLTSLMEPFIMVVLGVIVGGLVVAMYLPIFQLGSAI, from the coding sequence ATGGCGGTCAAGGCAGCAAAAATCAGTGTGTACGCCTGGGAAGGCACCGACAGGAAAGGCACGAAACTGACCGGCGAACTGAGTGGTCAGAACCCGGCGCTGATCAAGGCACAGTTACGCAAGCAAGGCATCAACCCTGGCAAGGTGCGCAGGAAATCCATCTCGATCTTCAACCTGGGCAAACGCATCAAGCCCCAGGACATTGCCCTGTTCACGCGGCAGATGGCGACCATGATGAAAGCCGGCGTGCCGCTGTTGCAGTCGTTCGACATCATCGGCGAAGGCTTCGACAACCCGGCCATGCGTAAACTGGTGGACGAGGTCAAACAGGAAGTCGCGGCGGGCAACAGCTTCGCTGCCTCGCTGCGCAAGAAACCGCAATATTTTGACGAGTTGTATTGCAACCTGGTGGACGCTGGCGAACAGGCCGGCGCCCTCGACACGCTGCTGGACCGGGTGGCGACCTACAAGGAAAAGAGCGAAAGCCTCAAGGCCAAGATCAAGAAGGCGATGACTTACCCGCTGGCGGTGGTGTTCGTCGCGGCCATTGTCACCGGTATTTTGCTGGTCAAGGTCGTCCCGCAATTCCAGTCGGTGTTCGCCGGGTTTGGCGCACAATTGCCGGCGTTTACGTTGATGGTGATCGCCCTGTCGGAGTTCATGCAGCAGTGGTGGTGGCTGGTCCTCGGCGTGCTGGTGGCGGGGGTATTCGGCTTGCGCCGCGCGTCCAGGAAGTCCCAGGCCTTTCGCGACCGGATGGACATCTGGCTGCTGAAGATGCCGCTGGTGGGCGCGCTGATGTACAAGTCGGCGGTGGCCCGCTATGCGCGAACGCTGTCGACGACCTTCGCCGCCGGGGTGCCTTTGGTGGACGCGCTGGAATCCGTGGCCGGTGCCACTGGCAACATCGTGTTCAAGCGTGCGGTGCTACGTATCAGGCAGGATGTTTCAACGGGCATGCAGCTGAATTTCTCCATGCGCAGCGCTGGCATCTTTCCGAACATGGCGATTCAAATGACCGCCATCGGTGAAGAGTCTGGCGCCCTGGATGACATGCTCGACAAGGTTGCCAGTTTCTACGAGTCCGAAGTGGACAACATGGTCGATAACCTCACCAGCCTGATGGAACCGTTCATCATGGTGGTGCTCGGTGTTATCGTCGGCGGCCTGGTGGTTGCCATGTACCTGCCCATCTTCCAACTCGGCTCAGCGATCTGA
- a CDS encoding oxygenase MpaB family protein produces MEFIRTRIETQLMSLTGLSLGKLDLENPKGDPGLFGPDSVSWQVHGDFSSMLIGGISALMLQALHPLALAGVWDHSSFREDMLGRLRRTSQFIAGTTFGSRKDADWLIEKVRTIHLQVTGTAPDGRPYAASDPDLLTWVHVAEVSHFLAAHLRYRNPNLSPADQDRYYGEIALIAERLGARDVPHTRREIADYLERVRPQLLCDARSREVLRLLLSAPAPSRLAKPFGSLMMQAGIDLLPDWASDMLGVSQNPLQRQLIRASVKRSAPMLRWAMRNGSVQRAKRRMGLLT; encoded by the coding sequence ATGGAATTCATCCGCACCCGCATCGAAACCCAGCTCATGAGCCTGACCGGCCTGTCCCTGGGCAAGCTCGACCTGGAAAACCCCAAGGGTGATCCCGGACTGTTCGGCCCCGATTCGGTGAGCTGGCAAGTCCACGGTGATTTCAGCAGCATGCTCATTGGCGGCATCAGTGCCTTGATGTTGCAGGCGTTGCACCCACTGGCACTGGCCGGGGTCTGGGATCATTCGAGTTTCCGTGAAGACATGCTCGGTCGTTTGCGCCGTACCAGCCAGTTCATCGCCGGCACCACCTTCGGCTCAAGAAAAGACGCCGACTGGCTGATCGAAAAGGTGCGCACCATTCACTTGCAAGTGACTGGCACTGCCCCAGATGGTCGACCCTATGCCGCCAGCGATCCGGACTTGCTGACCTGGGTGCATGTGGCCGAAGTCAGTCATTTCCTCGCGGCACATTTACGGTATCGCAATCCGAATTTATCCCCGGCGGATCAGGATCGTTACTACGGCGAAATCGCGCTGATCGCCGAACGCCTGGGCGCTCGCGATGTGCCCCACACCCGACGGGAAATCGCCGATTACCTTGAACGCGTTCGTCCACAATTGTTGTGCGATGCGCGCAGTCGCGAAGTGCTGCGACTGCTGTTGAGCGCGCCGGCGCCCAGCCGATTGGCCAAACCGTTTGGCAGCCTGATGATGCAGGCGGGTATCGACCTGTTGCCGGACTGGGCCAGTGACATGCTCGGGGTCAGCCAGAATCCGCTGCAACGCCAACTGATCCGCGCCAGCGTCAAACGCAGCGCACCGATGCTGCGCTGGGCCATGCGTAATGGCTCGGTGCAACGGGCCAAACGGCGGATGGGGTTGCTCACATAA